In Candidatus Hydrogenedentota bacterium, the following proteins share a genomic window:
- the aspS gene encoding aspartate--tRNA ligase, which yields MHPFRTHTCGQLRKNDAGQTVRLSGWVHRKRDHGGVIFIDLRDHYGLTQVVVNPDQSCFAEAEKVRQESVVTVTGEVTERTPETVNPNLATGEIEVVAREFLTESASDVLPFPVNQDLDTSEEMRLAHRFLDLRREKMHRNILLRSQACAVTRDQLTRRGFTEFHTPILTSSSPEGARDYLVPSRLYPGQFYALPQAPQQFKQLLMISGFDRYFQIAPCFRDEDSRADRSPGEFYQIDIEMSFITQDDLFHELELLMVRLFRELSNKKIPAETFPRIPYRDAIEKYGSDKPDLRFGLEMADCTAIFADCDLKIFASQAKSGGAVKAINAKGAATQPRKFFDDAERWAKSEGAQGLAWIALREGEMRGPVVKFLKKHEKEALLRVMGAEEGDAIFFGAGKRCETNALLGKVRGYLGRQLGLIDPDVCAFCWIVDFPMFEWNEEEKKIDFSHNPFSMPQGGLEALETQDPLDVLAFQYDIVCNGIELSSGAIRNHRPDVMLKAFAIAGYDEHTVKSKFPALWKAFHYGAPPHGGIAPGLDRIVMLLADEPNIREVIAFPLNQKAQDLLMGAPGEVTKKQLDELSLRIAPPPEPKK from the coding sequence ATGCACCCGTTCCGAACGCACACCTGCGGGCAACTACGCAAGAACGACGCGGGCCAGACGGTCCGGTTATCCGGCTGGGTCCACCGCAAACGCGACCATGGCGGCGTCATTTTCATCGACCTGCGCGACCATTACGGCTTGACCCAAGTCGTGGTCAATCCGGACCAATCCTGTTTCGCCGAGGCGGAGAAGGTCCGGCAGGAAAGCGTGGTCACCGTGACCGGCGAAGTGACGGAACGCACGCCCGAGACGGTCAACCCGAACCTCGCCACGGGTGAGATCGAGGTGGTGGCCCGGGAGTTCCTGACCGAGTCCGCGAGCGACGTGCTGCCGTTTCCCGTGAATCAGGACCTGGACACCTCGGAAGAAATGCGGCTGGCGCACCGGTTCCTCGATCTGCGGCGCGAGAAGATGCACCGGAACATTCTGCTGCGGTCTCAGGCCTGCGCGGTGACGCGCGACCAACTCACCAGGCGCGGGTTCACCGAATTTCACACGCCGATCCTGACCAGCTCTTCGCCCGAGGGCGCGCGCGACTACCTCGTGCCGAGCCGGCTCTACCCGGGGCAGTTCTACGCCCTGCCGCAGGCGCCCCAGCAGTTCAAGCAGCTCCTGATGATCTCCGGTTTCGACCGGTACTTCCAGATTGCCCCGTGCTTTCGCGACGAAGACTCCCGCGCGGACCGGAGTCCCGGCGAGTTCTACCAGATCGATATCGAGATGTCCTTCATCACGCAGGACGACTTGTTTCACGAACTCGAATTGCTCATGGTCCGGCTGTTCAGGGAGCTTTCGAACAAGAAGATCCCGGCGGAGACATTCCCGCGCATCCCCTACCGCGATGCAATAGAGAAATACGGGTCGGACAAGCCCGACCTGCGTTTTGGCCTCGAAATGGCCGATTGCACCGCAATCTTCGCGGATTGCGACCTGAAAATCTTCGCCAGCCAGGCGAAATCCGGAGGCGCGGTGAAGGCAATCAATGCGAAGGGCGCCGCGACGCAGCCGCGCAAATTCTTCGACGATGCCGAACGGTGGGCGAAGTCGGAAGGCGCGCAGGGCCTGGCGTGGATCGCGCTGCGCGAAGGGGAAATGCGCGGCCCCGTCGTCAAGTTCCTCAAGAAGCATGAGAAGGAAGCGTTGCTGCGCGTCATGGGCGCGGAAGAGGGCGACGCGATCTTCTTTGGCGCGGGCAAGCGTTGCGAGACAAACGCGCTCCTGGGCAAGGTGCGCGGCTACCTCGGCAGGCAGCTCGGCCTGATCGACCCGGACGTGTGTGCCTTCTGCTGGATCGTTGACTTCCCCATGTTTGAGTGGAACGAAGAGGAGAAGAAGATCGACTTCTCACACAATCCGTTCAGCATGCCGCAGGGCGGCCTCGAAGCACTCGAAACACAAGACCCGCTCGATGTGCTTGCGTTTCAGTACGACATCGTCTGCAACGGCATCGAGTTGTCCTCGGGTGCCATCCGCAACCACCGGCCCGACGTGATGCTGAAGGCTTTCGCGATCGCGGGCTACGACGAGCACACGGTCAAGTCGAAGTTCCCCGCGCTGTGGAAGGCGTTCCATTATGGGGCCCCGCCGCACGGAGGCATCGCGCCCGGCCTCGACCGTATTGTCATGCTGCTCGCCGACGAACCGAACATCCGCGAGGTTATCGCGTTCCCGCTCAACCAGAAGGCGCAGGACCTGCTCATGGGCGCGCCGGGCGAAGTAACGAAAAAGCAGTTGGACGAATTGTCGCTGCGCATCGCGCCGCCGCCGGAACCGAAGAAATAG
- a CDS encoding CPBP family intramembrane metalloprotease, with protein sequence MEIWTDSRIVYDGRVVRLRVGDVTLDNGGLAYREVVEHPGGVCVLPFTGHSVILVRQFRIAVGEYVLEAPAGKLEGEEDPEQRARLELEEETGYRAGRIIPLSFAFASIGYCNERIHLYLAFDLEQTEPRPDPEERIELVEVPLNQVRAMLETHAVQDGKTIILLYALLAHLDRQAAQWPPAPAGVPSIAPLPAPAPVRARRPFPGLWGAIGLVLLALAIQIFAGAALHVAGLVLDRQLLAHPLGLGLMNLSSMFLTLGFGLLLSPRPRRGILGSLGFSPGLLLPAAMLVLGLHLVCSEINNYMLRLVEPPEEAFEFVEALIGDNAPLWATALTLVVVAPVGEELLFRGLILHGLRARYNAIVAVVSVSVLFALLHLNIWQAPAAFAAGMVFGWWLLQTGSLGLCIFGHALLNGLGLMGGRLLPWEISGYNAGPLCGATQPLWLTAAGALLLAMSIGWLLARFRGIGAQNTRMG encoded by the coding sequence ATGGAAATCTGGACCGACAGCCGCATCGTCTACGACGGCCGCGTGGTACGACTGCGCGTCGGCGACGTGACGCTCGACAACGGCGGCCTGGCGTACCGCGAGGTGGTCGAGCATCCTGGCGGCGTGTGCGTCCTGCCATTCACCGGGCATTCCGTGATCCTGGTGCGCCAATTCCGCATCGCCGTGGGTGAATATGTGCTCGAAGCGCCCGCCGGCAAACTGGAAGGGGAAGAAGACCCGGAACAGCGCGCCCGGCTCGAACTGGAGGAGGAAACGGGCTATCGCGCGGGGCGCATCATTCCGCTGAGCTTCGCTTTCGCGTCCATCGGGTACTGCAACGAGCGGATTCACCTCTATCTTGCCTTCGACCTGGAACAAACGGAGCCCCGCCCGGACCCGGAGGAACGCATCGAGCTGGTCGAGGTCCCGCTGAATCAGGTGCGCGCCATGCTGGAAACGCACGCGGTCCAGGACGGGAAGACGATTATTCTCCTGTATGCGTTGCTGGCGCATCTGGACCGGCAGGCCGCACAATGGCCCCCGGCTCCGGCGGGGGTGCCGTCCATAGCGCCGCTGCCCGCGCCTGCGCCCGTTCGGGCGCGCCGTCCGTTCCCGGGCCTTTGGGGCGCCATCGGGCTTGTGCTGCTCGCGCTGGCCATCCAGATATTCGCAGGAGCGGCGTTGCATGTGGCGGGCCTGGTCCTCGACAGGCAGTTGCTGGCCCATCCGCTTGGCTTGGGATTGATGAACCTGTCCAGCATGTTCCTGACGCTGGGATTCGGGCTCTTGTTGTCGCCGCGGCCCCGGCGGGGCATCCTCGGAAGCCTCGGTTTCAGCCCCGGCTTGCTGCTGCCGGCGGCCATGCTCGTGCTCGGGCTGCACCTGGTCTGTTCAGAGATCAACAACTACATGCTGCGCTTGGTCGAGCCGCCGGAAGAAGCCTTTGAATTCGTGGAAGCGTTGATAGGCGATAACGCGCCGCTCTGGGCAACGGCGCTTACACTGGTCGTCGTCGCGCCCGTCGGTGAGGAACTGCTGTTTCGCGGCCTGATCCTCCATGGCTTGCGTGCCCGTTACAACGCCATTGTCGCCGTCGTATCCGTCAGCGTCTTGTTTGCCTTGCTGCACCTGAACATATGGCAGGCCCCGGCCGCCTTCGCCGCGGGCATGGTGTTCGGTTGGTGGCTCTTGCAGACTGGCTCGCTTGGTCTTTGCATATTCGGGCACGCACTGCTCAACGGCCTCGGCCTTATGGGAGGCAGGCTGCTGCCGTGGGAGATTTCCGGTTACAACGCGGGTCCGCTGTGTGGTGCGACGCAACCTCTGTGGCTGACCGCTGCGGGCGCGCTGCTGCTCGCGATGAGCATCGGCTGGCTGTTGGCCCGTTTCCGCGGGATCGGGGCCCAAAACACGCGCATGGGTTGA
- a CDS encoding uracil-DNA glycosylase, with protein sequence MLEQFTPGESVPETAGEVAEVETAAPEEPASETAGDPSCADTRKEEARTALAALATEVAQCVKCGLFECRTQTVFGDGEPDAKLVFVGEAPGAEEDRQGKPFVGRAGQLLTDIIEKGMSLKRRDVYICNVLKCRPPGNRNPSPEEVYYCEPYLIRQLEIIRPKVICALGKYAAQTLLKSTAPVNRLRGQWWKYHDIPLRVTYHPAYLLRNPSDKKNCWLDIQEVMKVLRGEIAP encoded by the coding sequence ATGCTGGAACAATTCACGCCCGGGGAAAGCGTTCCCGAAACCGCCGGGGAGGTCGCTGAAGTGGAAACCGCCGCGCCGGAAGAGCCGGCATCTGAAACGGCCGGGGACCCATCCTGCGCGGATACGAGGAAGGAGGAGGCGCGGACGGCTCTTGCCGCTCTCGCGACGGAAGTGGCGCAGTGCGTCAAGTGCGGACTTTTCGAATGCCGGACGCAAACCGTTTTCGGCGATGGGGAGCCGGACGCGAAGCTGGTGTTTGTCGGGGAAGCGCCGGGTGCGGAAGAAGACCGCCAAGGCAAACCGTTCGTGGGGCGCGCGGGCCAGTTGCTTACGGATATCATCGAGAAGGGGATGAGCCTGAAGCGCCGGGACGTGTACATCTGTAACGTGCTGAAGTGCCGCCCGCCGGGGAACCGCAACCCGAGCCCCGAAGAGGTCTACTATTGCGAGCCGTATCTCATCCGGCAACTGGAAATCATCCGGCCGAAGGTGATCTGCGCGCTGGGCAAGTACGCGGCGCAGACCCTGCTGAAGAGCACGGCGCCGGTCAATCGCCTGCGTGGCCAGTGGTGGAAGTATCACGACATCCCGCTGCGCGTCACGTACCATCCCGCCTACCTGCTGCGCAATCCGTCCGACAAGAAGAACTGCTGGCTGGATATTCAGGAAGTCATGAAAGTGCTGCGGGGCGAAATCGCGCCCTGA
- a CDS encoding HAMP domain-containing protein: MEPAHTPETRTLPFRPPVRWHNSLYFRVVLLCGVLLVCLLGSVVTISRYYFEEAVSEMEVEAARLADRISVVFDENPEIDLESLERESMRLSAGSDIEFEPYTGNRFQGSITLERDPNGRITRVARVPLLLGDRHVLMTLQVPVEPGVEVMRALRNRNMLALIAVFLLTLSLMVYFIYRALRPLKDLSDSCAAISSGDLRPVGTRRAAGEIRALENTFNDMVAALKEKEMVEAKLRQAQRLSALGNLAAGVAHDVRNPLNAIKLLSSHAIDNLEGAEGTAAARGHLETIRNEVGRLEEIVSSFLSLAKESELKAVSCGVDALLGECVRLIQKDAEARRIRLSAELRASGATLLLDPKHWTRAILNVLLNALEACPPESRVRLFSRVSGATCEIEIRDDGPGMTAEAAERAFEPYFTTKAGGTGLGLSLTRGIIEEHGGRIDLYSVAGHGCQVVISMPIENTKAHES, translated from the coding sequence ATGGAGCCTGCACACACACCCGAAACCCGCACGCTGCCTTTCAGGCCGCCCGTGCGTTGGCACAACTCGCTGTATTTCCGCGTCGTGCTCTTGTGCGGCGTGCTGCTCGTCTGTCTGCTCGGTTCGGTAGTGACCATATCGCGCTACTATTTCGAGGAGGCCGTCTCGGAGATGGAGGTGGAAGCCGCGCGGCTCGCCGACCGCATCAGCGTTGTCTTCGACGAGAACCCCGAAATCGACCTCGAATCCCTGGAACGGGAGTCCATGCGCCTCAGCGCGGGAAGCGATATCGAATTCGAGCCGTACACGGGCAACCGGTTCCAGGGTTCCATTACGCTCGAACGCGACCCGAACGGCCGTATCACGCGTGTGGCGCGCGTGCCGCTGCTCCTGGGCGACCGGCACGTATTGATGACACTGCAAGTGCCCGTGGAGCCGGGCGTCGAAGTGATGCGCGCGCTGCGCAACCGGAACATGCTCGCGTTGATCGCCGTGTTCCTGCTCACGCTCTCGCTCATGGTCTACTTCATTTACCGGGCGCTGCGGCCGCTGAAGGACCTGTCGGATTCGTGCGCCGCCATTTCGAGCGGCGACCTGCGGCCCGTGGGCACGCGCCGCGCCGCGGGGGAAATCCGCGCGCTCGAAAACACGTTCAACGACATGGTCGCGGCGCTCAAGGAAAAAGAGATGGTCGAGGCGAAATTGCGCCAGGCGCAACGGCTTTCCGCGCTGGGCAACCTCGCGGCGGGCGTCGCGCATGACGTGCGCAATCCGCTCAACGCGATCAAGTTACTGTCGAGCCACGCCATCGACAACCTTGAAGGGGCCGAAGGGACCGCCGCCGCGCGCGGCCATCTTGAAACCATACGAAACGAGGTCGGGCGGCTCGAAGAGATCGTGTCAAGCTTCCTGTCCCTCGCGAAAGAGAGCGAGTTGAAGGCCGTCTCCTGCGGCGTGGACGCGCTGCTCGGGGAGTGCGTTCGCCTGATCCAGAAGGATGCCGAGGCGCGGCGGATACGGTTAAGCGCGGAGTTGCGCGCGAGCGGCGCCACGTTGCTGCTCGATCCGAAGCACTGGACGCGCGCGATCCTGAACGTGCTCCTGAACGCGCTGGAGGCGTGCCCGCCGGAGAGCCGCGTGCGCCTGTTCTCGCGCGTGAGCGGCGCCACGTGCGAGATCGAAATCCGGGACGACGGGCCCGGCATGACCGCGGAAGCCGCGGAGCGGGCGTTTGAACCCTATTTCACGACCAAGGCGGGCGGAACCGGCCTCGGCCTGTCGCTCACGCGCGGCATCATCGAGGAACACGGGGGGAGAATCGACCTGTACAGCGTTGCGGGGCACGGCTGTCAGGTGGTCATCAGCATGCCCATCGAGAATACGAAAGCCCATGAAAGCTAA